In Carassius auratus strain Wakin chromosome 20, ASM336829v1, whole genome shotgun sequence, the genomic stretch GGGCATTGATCAGCTTTGCCAGGTTGGCGTCGCTGTCTCGTATGGTCCAGTGCTGGAGAGCAGCGTATGCCCTCTCATGATCAGCCGAGTAGCCGTTGGAAAAGGCGGCCACCTCTCGCTCGGTGGCACTGGCCAAAGACTGATATATGTCAATCCACTGACTGCCAATCTGTGCTGCCACCAGCTTTAAGATGTCAACACCTAGAGAATGAGAGGAAAGGTCAATCCTCTATTTATCGACTATAAACTGCAGCTGAACCTCAAAGACAAGCACAACAGTCCCAAGGGACAAGCTGTACTGTAGCAGCGCAGCAAGCCGTATGTTGATAAACacaaccattcaaatgtttgagggcagaaagtgtttattattattattattattattactattattattattattatgtttattcaccaaggatgtattacaatgaagactggagtaaaggctgacaTCACAGGATACCACAGCGTATCACAGTTagatatagtaaaatagaaaacagttatatgaaattgtatgtatatattggtGTTCTGTTGGCACAGTATAGAGTAGACAGCGAGGAATGGAATCATAGAGTGCAGAAGGGCAGAGCTCTAGGGTTACATCACACCAGCGGCTCCTGTGGGACATACTGTCCCATTGATAAGGTCATATGAATATTGACCTAGATTGATGCCTTTATACTCTTTGGTGTAGAATGACATACAGATGCCTACTAAGGAATCCTTTTAAGAGTGAACCCCAGAAGCAAACCCAGGGAGCCATGATATCTAAAAATGTattctctttggataaaagcgcctgctaaatgtatacatttgtacatatatatatatatatatatatatatatatatatagagagagagagagagagagagagagagagagagagagagaggtgtgtttgtgtaaaaaaaaaacaagattactaaaacaaacaaaaatttaagtaaaataaaatctaattaaataaaaatataaacaaagagaATGATACTTAATGAAatcaatgaaactaaaataacactagatCAGAATAGAACACCACAGCAATCACATAGCAATGTCATGAATAAAACAGTCATGAAATGACATTAGTTGTAAGCAGTGAAGGCAGAGAGCCCGATGTAAAACAGCATAGATCAATGTAATCCATGTTGAATTAGTCTCTACAGCAGATTAACGTATTTGAGTTCAGTGTAACAGGATGATTGTGAGGGACAACTGCTGCTGGAAGGTATTAGAGCATCTATCTGTAAGCCAGATCTGTCTTGTTTGGGATCCATCTGTAGCAAATTCACTGGAGCTCTCAGGAGGATAGCGTGCCACAGACAGTACTGCGGATCTAAAAATGCCAAGGCCTGCAGGCTGCCCATCCTCTCGCCTGTTGTTTCCAGAGGTCACTACGGCATGACAGCCTGTTAAAGGAGATCACTTTGTCTGAGTGATCTAGGCCAACGTCTATGGGCTGCGTGATGCCTTCCCCTGTCTATGACTGTACTGCATGATGGACTTGGTTAGTCCTGTCCTGAAGGCAACTTTTATGGAATGCTGGGAAAACATGTGTCACTACTATCTGAATGTACAGCACGCTTACAAATGTTTCCAGGCTTGCGCTTTAGTCAGCAAGTACACTGAGTATTATTCTGACACTCTTAAACTAATGTGacttatatttgttattatactactatgtaataatattattttaaatctgtgtgtgtgtgtgtgtgtgtgtgtgtatatatatatatatatatatatatatatatatacacacacacacatacatacagattAGAGAGAtagactgaatatatatatatatatatatatatatatatatatatatatatatatatatatatatatatatacatatataaaacaaaaaaaaaatttctttagtcttgtatttttactttagttctgtatttttgataaaataaatgcaaccttgatgagctAATAGactttattcaaaaacataaacatttttaccAACCATTATATTACtgcataaatacaatatatattttacgtTAAACTGTATTTcagtatttgtttaaatattagcataaaaatacagtaaatgctaGCAATGAAACTGTATGACAATTTCATTTCACGGTTATAGTGATCAAAATTATGGTCTTGTTTAATTGTGCTGGAAATGCTCAAAAAGTACATTGCATGAAatgatttgtattaaaatatttagattaCTGGAGAAGTTTAtaagaaaataccatttcagtctttctgtttcacaattttacatttcatttacttACTTTGTTTCTCAGGCAATTTCTAGTTTCAAGTAAAGCTTTGCATAATGCAGGACATTATTTAACTGTCACATGAGATGTATTCGAGACACATACTAGGTGTAAATGGCTGACCACTTGTGATCGGACCACCCTATGTCCATCTCAATAACACCTGTAAACAGGGCACATTCAAAAGGCGTTATGTTAAAGTGGAGAAACTCCTTATGGCTCGTTTGCATATACAAAGACAACAGCTTATCAGCTGCAGCCGTTTACAATGGGACAAAGCATTAACGTCTTCATATGAAAATTCAAAGAGGTGGCAAACCAGCTGCAACAGGTCTAGGTTGGCTGCGAAACAAAGGAATCCTCAAAGGGAGTCAGGACTTCCCCCTTTTAGTGAGTCGCCGTGGTGGCTTCGCTGGAATGTCTCACGGCAACGCAGTCATCCCATAAATCCCTGACACCTCATACACCGTACCAGCCACAGTAATTACCACTTCCCCATCAAAACAATGAAACCGTTCCCTTGATGAAGACCAGGGGAGGTTCACTAGCAAGGGGATCCTACAAGCTTCCCCCGAGTTTCCCTGACTCCTAAACAAAATGCTGGCAAGGTTGAGCTCACCCATGAAGTTCCTAATCGTCTCTTATAAAAGCCCCAGCCCACCCTGATTCTGGGCAGTGGGCTTTTATAGATAACACCTATTGCAGAGGTTGTTATATGAGGCGTACATGCGGGTGGTTCTACGTCTTTGATCTCCGCCATGCGTGCTTTGTTATACCTCCAATGAAAGAATTCATTATTTGTACGATCGCTCCTTCATCTTTATATATGTTTCCCATGCGGCCCTTTATGGCCATTATTTCACTAATGTAGTAAACGGACACACATGCACTTCAGGCCGCCCAATTGCACACCTTGAATGCATTAGTGaaatgttttgtgttgtgttcGCAGAGGCAACCGGCTGTGTAAAGGTTACCTGTGCTTTCTAACATGATTCGAAGAGGCTCTACTCTCTCAGTTTAATTCAAAAGTTCAGCATGTAATAAATTCTTTGCTCGCCGAAGTCAATAAACAATGAAATTGTTCACGTTTAGGAGTGCAAGGGAGAAAAACACAGCAGTAAAAATAGCACAAGTGtttttgatttcttttctttttggtgGAAGAGttgaactttttgttttgttttacatttaatgatCGTAAGCAGGTCATTGGTTCCACCTTGCTTTGATATTCCACTATTTTCAAGGCCAATTAACaatgaaatatcataaaactactcTTAAATTAGTGTTGTAATTTGTTCATATCATACATAATAGCAATATCTACATAATAGTAATTGTTGAAAGTCCACAAAGCTGCAAAGAAAAACTATATATGTTACACTTTCATAATTTCAGTTCAAATTATATATAGGTATCTTTTGGGTGCTAGGTTATTAAGGTGTGgccaaatttatttttaataggtaTAATCCATTCATTTCAACAGATATCCAATGGATTGGGAACCTTTAATGAGGACAAAAGGTTTTCCCACTCAGTTTTTGCAATCGGGTTTAGTTGGTCATGCAAATTCTTTGCGATGATCAACAGAAacctgcttggtttgaaagtgacctCTGTGTGAACTGTGATACATAAGTCACTACACTATTGACAACAGATGATTTTCACCCATGAAATTTTGCTGATGTTTCCACACCCGTATGGGTGGTTGTTAAGTGGTTTCTTAATAGAACTAAAGTCAAAATAGCCCAGCCTAAAGTCTCTATGACCTGACAATCCATGTTTCAATGAGTCTgagaccatttttttttactaattcgATTACTCATTTTATCCTATACATGGTTTAATGTACCAGTCACATCTATAGAACAAATTCTGTTGGATGAGTTGCATACTGAACACTTATGGTTAGATGTTTGCTCAGCAGCACCCTTAATTCAGACACATTAGTCAGTCCCCCCACTCAGCTCCCACCAGGCCATGTCCACCGATACACTCCTCTAGCTCTCAAACCACAAAGAACTGGAATAATCTGGTTCCAACTGCTCGAGCATACACACAGGTGGATATCTGAGGCTGATATGAGCCAGTGCCCATTGCCACAGTCTCAGCTAACCTAACAGCCTCTGTGGCATATTAACAACCAGGTTTTAGGGGGACAGAGActgtgaaataattaataaaagagaAACACCAGAGACGTAAAGCAAATGCTACCCAAGGAGCAGAGTGGGAAACAGAAGGAGATCAGGTTCTGTAtgatcatgtgactgacagaacACGAGAGAGGGGATCTTATCATTGGTCTTGGTTGTGTAACTGTAGAAGTTCTCAATATGATACGCACTGGTATGAAGACAGATCCACAGGCGCTCTAGTGCATTATAATTCAGAATGCAAAGTCCTGAGAGTCTGTGCATCCGCCAAAGAACATAGAGCCATTAACACTATTTCATAAATCCATAAATGGCATTCACCGATGGACACTGTCTGCCTGCTATTGGTCAGCCAAACAGGTAGCCACGCCCTAAAATCACACCATTGGTTGCATTGATGTTGCTGTGCAGTGCTGGTCGGGGGCTCTCAAACAAACAGATGTTTTGAAACCACCATAGTGTTTATAATTTAAGAGAAAATCAACCTACGAATGATTTACTTACAGATACGCTGGGATAGGAGaatgtatttaaacataaatCACCTTTAATGAACTTATTCGGTTGGATAACTTTAATGTAAAGTTGAATTTACTTTAGCACTTAAATGCTATTCACACTATGTCCAAAtttgtatctttagaaataattttaagtaGATTTTAAATTGTTTGGACTGGTCAACTTAATCAGGTATTTTGATGAGACATTCAATAAACaccgaaaataaaaaatatgtgatTGGAggaacaattatattttattgctaCAGTGTTTTCTTACAAAACTTGTGTTCCCCTGAGAAACTCTGAGTTTGCTCACATAAGCAATGAAATAAAGGTCTTCCTCCCAGCACAAAAGTCTTGTAAGTAAACACATAACATTGAAATATatctattaaaacacaaaaacattactcACCCTGTCCATTTGAATAGTAGATCCACCTCTCCTTGGTCTGCGCTGGAGAGCTGGGCTTCTTGTGGATGGCTTTTTCCATGATGCTGCTGGGATCCTGTCTGGGACCCTTCTTCAGCACTCGCGAACTGCGCTTTACGCTGCACACCACAATCACTACCAGCACCAGCAGTAGCAGCAGGACTATCATCCAAGGGAGGTGCTCGTTGATGTCAAAGTGCTTGTGCGTGCTAGGCCTCGGTGCACCCCTGCGGATGGGCCGGTAGCCCAAACCTTGGGCCTTGGCCTCAGACAGACTCTCCATTGCCTGTTGACTGGCAGGCTGGGAGTCTTGTGATAAGGAAAACTTGTTTTGCAGTTTAGGGAGGTCCTGAGTTGCAGCGATTAAGGGTCTGCCATCCTCATCACTAGCCTTGGAGGAAGCTGTGGTTGTGGGAAAGTCTTCTTCAGCGTTGAGGGCCATGTCTGTGCTACTGAGGACTGACCCGGCTACATCTAGAACCTCTGTAGCTGGTAAGACTGCAGTACTAGCTGTGTGCAGAGTAGACCATATaattacacacaaaaacagagacagagagagagagagagagagagagagagagagagagaattaagtGCAGTCCTAAAGATGAGCTTAACCTAGACAACAAAACAGAAGGGAGAGTATCTAAAACTTTAATCCAGAATCAAGCTGGCACGTGTAGATAGCAAAGTGGAGCTGTGCTGCTCAGCCAACATAATCTCACATGGATTTCTGATCTTAACTGCTCAGATTTGACCCAAAAACTAAAGTCAATGCAAATGGAGCAATCAGAAATAGGTTTCTTACGAAAATAAGAGATAAAAACTACTACTACTGGCAATACTATGacttaaaaaagtgttttgaagAAATGAACACTTTTAAATAGCAAAGATTTGTTAAATGAATCAAAACtgagttttcagttttcattctatttaaaataaattaggtTCTTTAGAACACTATTCATCAAAAGCTTCTGAAAAGTAtctatcagtttccacaaaaatatgaaaaagcacAAAGTTGATAACAATATTTTTCACAACTTCAAACAAATGAAggaaccaaatcagcattttagaaggatttctgaagggtcatgttacactgaagactggagtactaaaatagtaaaaaaaaataaaataaaacatactaaaataGTTGAAAAAGAAACCAAGTCTTGTTGAGCACAAGAGTTTTctctgaaaaacatttaaataatcttacCAACCATTAAAACTCTCGAAAGTTTTTATATGTGCGAATTAAAAAgcgttaaataattttaaattaccCATAAACAGCTTCATCCGTACAGGCTTAAAAAAAGAGTCCTCTAAAGAACATTAACGAAAACATCACATACAACCACTGCTTTATTTAAACACCAAATTAGAGAAGTTGATGAAGGGGTTGAGCAATCAAGCTGAAAAGAGGGAGCTGTGAGTAACAGAACCAGTGGATGAATGCACTTGTACAACAAACAGGAGAATATAACACTACCAAGTAaagaaatctatctatctatctatctatctatctatctatctatctatctatctatctatctatctatctatctatctatctatctatctatctatctatctatcaaaacaGTCTATTCAGTGAGGAATAGCTCTTCACTGATCTTTTTCCACTCTCACCTCTATATGCTGACTCAGTGCTGGAAACCGTGGAAACGTAGGCCTCTCCAAGTAGGACATAGACCGAACTGGCTGGAGTTGGTCCACACACACTATCTGTCTTTTCTGTGCCTTTGATCAGCAACGTTAAGCCCAGAGACGAGCAATCTGTGTGAGATCGGCACCTCAGAGCATCTGATGCCACGTCGGAGAAGGTGCCACGCTGACATTCCCGGCAGCGCACATCCTCTGTCTCACTCCCTCGCTTTCGGACGCCCCACCCCGGTGGACATAATGAGTACCGCTGACACTTTCCACCCTGGGAGAAGCTGCCTGGCGGGCACACGCACAACCGGTCGTTGGTGGACGTACAGGGAGTTTTCTCGACGAATGGGGCTTGGCAGGGTCTCTGGCAGCGGTGGCACTGCTGAACACCGTTCTCGCCCCGGGTGAAGGTGCCATCTGAGCAGGGGCTGCATTCCCGTACGCTGGCCTCTGTGCAGTGGGAGGACACGTAGGTGCCCGCCGGACACTTGTCGCAGACCAGCTTGTTTCCAGTGGAGGGGTCGATGTGGTGGTAGTGTCGAGGAGACAAGGGCTTCTCTGTGGTCGGGCTGGGGGTCAGTGTGTGGGTTAAGACGTCACTGACCGCAGTGAACAGCAGCTAACAATGAAAGAACAACAAGAAGTTTGTTATGCAATGACAATACATCAATCAAAATGCATAATGACAGTCTATTTAGCATGAAGGACCACTGCGTCATGGGTTTGTATTGTAAGAAGAGTCAACAATAGCACAATAAAGAAGACCACTGGTGCTAGAAAATTCTTTCAGTTGTTTGATGGCTACATACTCAAGTCTTTACAGCAACTACAAGACAAGTTTGACATTTCATAATAACCAGTGGAAGAGTCACTAATTCGAGAAAATGGAGCCAACAGTCATCTAAAGTGTGATGAAAAGGAAGTAGCATCAGATGATTTCTTCCATAGTGTGACGTACATCCGAGTAAAATGGATTATTGGAAAAATGCAGGGTGGGGCGGGTTTATGTAGACAAAATTACCAAAATTATTGGTGAAATCCAGCATACGTCATAAGAAAAGTCTGTCATTTCACAGGGAAAGGAAAACACATTTACAGATGAAGAAATTTGTTTAGAGGATAGATTAATTTCTATTTCATCCCAACTTTAAGCATTATCACTGAAGtaagacatttttataaataaatattttatttgaaataagacAAAGAGAACACTGTTTACAATTGCTCATCATCTCGACTGTACCTTGGTCTTAATAAAATAAGGCACTATATCAAGAAATACATGAATAAGACTATATTTGGCTGCACCATTTGTAAAAATCCACCTTTCTCAAAAGTTgccagttattttttatttgaactaaTGTATTATTCTTTGGAACAATGGTCCTCTTGGATCATTAGTGATATGGGaataatttcaaaattttctaatttcaaaaaaataaaaaataaaacacggcAAAGTTTCACCGCTCTCTGCAATGAAAGTGGGAAGCTTTGTTTTTGTtgaattagtctttttttttgggTCTGTAAaagaatgttattattattacaattgtttcaatttgtttatttactgttaaccaataaatattcattaatatCACAACAGTATGCTGCACAAATATATTACCCATTGggcttaaaaatgtaattgattatattgaaaaagagaaaaacagtatCACAAAAACAATTAGCATTATGTTTAGGTAATGAGCAAATGTAAGCAACTCCTAACTCCTCTCTAAAACATAAGTTTGCTTAACGTTTA encodes the following:
- the LOC113120449 gene encoding tumor necrosis factor receptor superfamily member 21-like, yielding MWTRAYLNKSDSAGTMPGKMSMSWSLIMLLFTAVSDVLTHTLTPSPTTEKPLSPRHYHHIDPSTGNKLVCDKCPAGTYVSSHCTEASVRECSPCSDGTFTRGENGVQQCHRCQRPCQAPFVEKTPCTSTNDRLCVCPPGSFSQGGKCQRYSLCPPGWGVRKRGSETEDVRCRECQRGTFSDVASDALRCRSHTDCSSLGLTLLIKGTEKTDSVCGPTPASSVYVLLGEAYVSTVSSTESAYRASTAVLPATEVLDVAGSVLSSTDMALNAEEDFPTTTASSKASDEDGRPLIAATQDLPKLQNKFSLSQDSQPASQQAMESLSEAKAQGLGYRPIRRGAPRPSTHKHFDINEHLPWMIVLLLLLVLVVIVVCSVKRSSRVLKKGPRQDPSSIMEKAIHKKPSSPAQTKERWIYYSNGQGVDILKLVAAQIGSQWIDIYQSLASATEREVAAFSNGYSADHERAYAALQHWTIRDSDANLAKLINALHRQRRIDVVDKIRSVMEDNPQVDLNKLMTAVNVSHCLSPSHKPSESPGVVVEQSPMERTRGFFTDESEPLLRCDSTSSKDSALSRTGSFITKEKKDTVLRQVRLDPCDLQPIFDDMLHILNPEELHVIEEIPMAEDKLDRLFEIAGVKSQEASQTLLDSVYSHLPDLL